The following coding sequences lie in one Gammaproteobacteria bacterium genomic window:
- a CDS encoding response regulator, which yields MENKVKTLSQESIIAITAVLAVIIPLAIFATISLYSSSHALTEIIRNQLEEKSALIAYDINTFIIERITDAKIISQADVLESGDITAKIQYATEIVAANKWINDIDILNPDGKIIASSGMQNEQGQLFWKTHHIFETLYTLSSKGSQGDVYISEATILDAGPGILVITPITDDSNTQLIGLLTLEINLKNIARMLSSFNNSIAGKKYIYIVNNNGKVIISDDPSVEFLDNLPDLTVRPELLDTFATQEYRENITYTDITGTKIIAGYSDMPEFGINQALDWGIIAIAPVDKITAPVTDLKQLLLVIGTIIAALSTFIAYRIVIIFTRNLSKIATQADAISQGIYSGPPLAESKRQGAFNTLVIAFNQMKTNIKRITDELKDREKRLDITLNSIGDGVIATDEKGNITRMNPAAQKLTGWNFKEAHGQPIRNIFIIIDELSRKLIENPVDKVLATGQTIYLNNLTTLISKDGIEYKIEDSAAAILNEDDIILGMILIFSDVTKRKLAEEQYRQAMKMDALGKLTGGVAHDYNNMLGVIIGYSDLLKDELKDQPKLLKFVDTIKHSAERGAALTKKLLDFSRHKKSDITLLNLNNILLNQQLMLQKTLTARINLEFDLGEDLWSVRLNEGDTIDAILNISINAMHAMKESGHLIIRTRNEKIDTIDANTLKMTAGDYVSLSISDTGCGIDPQIKNKIYDPFFSTKGEKGTGLGLSQVYGFVRRSHGVIKLYSELGHGTRQMLYFPRHHEGNKPPVSIKRDTASEIIGSETILVVDDEPDLLEFCSTLLNKHGFNVLSANSVKNALHILEHNKVDLLLSDIIMPEKDGYQLAAIVKEKYPDIIIQLASGFADNHHPSTVDETLKNSLLSKPYNSDILLQTISELLNKE from the coding sequence ATGGAAAATAAAGTCAAAACCCTATCACAGGAGTCAATAATCGCTATTACGGCGGTACTAGCAGTAATTATTCCTCTTGCTATATTTGCAACAATAAGTCTATACAGTTCATCTCACGCATTAACAGAAATTATTAGAAATCAATTAGAGGAGAAATCAGCCCTTATTGCTTACGATATTAATACTTTCATTATTGAACGAATAACTGATGCAAAAATAATTTCTCAAGCAGATGTCCTGGAAAGTGGTGACATCACTGCTAAAATTCAGTATGCAACTGAAATAGTAGCAGCAAATAAATGGATTAATGATATAGATATATTAAATCCAGACGGGAAAATCATTGCCAGTTCAGGGATGCAAAATGAACAGGGGCAGTTATTCTGGAAAACACACCATATATTTGAAACCCTATACACTTTATCGAGTAAAGGTTCTCAAGGAGACGTTTATATTTCAGAGGCAACTATTTTAGATGCTGGCCCCGGCATCCTCGTTATCACACCTATTACTGATGACTCGAATACTCAATTAATCGGTCTACTAACACTGGAAATAAATCTGAAAAATATAGCTCGGATGCTTTCCTCATTTAACAATAGCATTGCCGGTAAAAAATATATCTATATCGTTAATAATAATGGCAAGGTCATTATATCCGATGACCCCTCAGTAGAATTTCTTGACAACTTACCTGATTTAACAGTGCGACCCGAATTACTCGACACCTTTGCCACTCAGGAGTATAGAGAAAATATCACTTATACCGATATAACAGGTACAAAGATTATCGCCGGTTATTCAGACATGCCTGAATTTGGTATAAATCAAGCACTCGATTGGGGTATTATTGCCATCGCACCCGTAGATAAAATAACAGCCCCTGTAACCGATCTAAAACAACTATTATTAGTTATTGGTACCATTATTGCGGCACTATCTACATTCATCGCTTACCGGATTGTTATCATCTTTACCCGAAACTTATCAAAAATAGCAACTCAGGCTGATGCAATATCACAAGGCATTTATTCGGGGCCACCATTAGCAGAAAGCAAAAGGCAAGGTGCGTTCAACACACTTGTTATTGCATTCAATCAAATGAAAACCAATATTAAGCGGATAACAGATGAATTAAAAGATCGCGAGAAAAGGTTAGATATTACGCTCAACAGTATTGGTGATGGGGTTATTGCAACAGATGAGAAAGGCAATATCACACGCATGAATCCAGCCGCACAAAAATTAACCGGTTGGAACTTTAAAGAAGCCCATGGTCAACCGATAAGAAATATATTTATTATTATTGATGAATTGAGCCGAAAACTCATTGAAAATCCGGTAGACAAGGTGCTGGCAACAGGCCAAACCATTTATCTCAATAACCTCACCACGCTAATATCCAAAGATGGCATTGAATACAAGATAGAAGATTCGGCAGCAGCAATACTCAATGAAGACGATATTATCCTTGGCATGATACTCATTTTTAGCGATGTCACCAAACGCAAATTAGCAGAAGAACAATATCGCCAGGCAATGAAAATGGATGCTTTAGGCAAACTTACAGGTGGTGTTGCACATGATTATAACAATATGCTCGGCGTTATTATTGGATATAGCGACTTATTAAAAGATGAATTAAAGGATCAACCTAAACTTTTAAAATTTGTCGATACAATAAAACACTCTGCCGAACGTGGAGCAGCACTAACTAAAAAATTACTGGATTTCTCACGTCACAAAAAGTCTGACATCACCCTGTTAAACCTCAATAATATTTTACTTAATCAACAGCTAATGTTACAAAAAACGTTAACTGCACGTATTAATCTGGAATTTGATCTGGGAGAAGACTTATGGTCAGTTCGTCTGAATGAAGGCGACACAATAGATGCCATTCTAAATATCAGCATAAATGCAATGCATGCAATGAAAGAGAGCGGTCATCTAATTATTCGTACCCGTAATGAAAAAATTGATACCATAGATGCAAACACCCTGAAAATGACAGCTGGTGACTATGTTTCACTGAGCATTAGCGATACGGGCTGCGGCATCGACCCACAAATAAAAAATAAAATATATGACCCGTTTTTTTCAACTAAAGGGGAAAAAGGAACGGGCTTAGGATTAAGTCAGGTTTATGGTTTTGTGCGGCGCAGCCATGGCGTAATCAAACTCTATTCCGAATTAGGGCACGGTACACGACAGATGCTATATTTTCCACGCCATCATGAAGGCAATAAACCCCCCGTATCAATCAAAAGAGACACCGCCTCAGAAATTATCGGTAGTGAAACAATTCTCGTGGTAGACGATGAACCCGACTTACTTGAGTTTTGTAGCACCCTATTGAACAAGCATGGCTTTAATGTCTTATCAGCTAATAGCGTTAAAAATGCACTCCATATCCTTGAACATAATAAAGTTGATTTATTATTAAGCGACATTATCATGCCTGAAAAAGATGGCTATCAACTCGCCGCTATAGTTAAAGAAAAATACCCGGATATTATAATTCAGTTAGCCAGTGGCTTTGCAGATAATCATCATCCATCTACAGTAGATGAAACACTTAAAAACAGTTTATTATCCAAACCTTATAACTCAGATATTTTATTACAAACAATCAGTGAATTACTCAACAAAGAGTAA
- the miaB gene encoding tRNA (N6-isopentenyl adenosine(37)-C2)-methylthiotransferase MiaB: MSGKLFIKTFGCQMNEYDSAKISDVLLESHGLQLTRDEMDADVLLLNTCSIREKAQEKVFSQLGQWRELKEKRPELVLGVGGCVASQEGDALRLRAPYVDIIFGPQTLHRLPEMLKQVYAQKKPVTDVSFPEIEKFDSLPAPKADGPSAFLSIMEGCSKYCSFCVVPYTRGEEVSRPFDDIIAEAVALSEQGVREINLLGQNVNAYRGIMHDDEEADLALLIRYVAAIDGIDRVRYTTSHPMEMTDSLIQAYEDVPELVSHLHLPVQSGSDRILAAMKRNHTCLEYKSLIRRLRAARPGISLSSDFIIGFPGETEQDFNDTMKLIDEMGFDHSFSFIYSARPGTPAAALDDDISLPTKKARLAQLQTRISESSAAISKAMIGSVQRVLVERLSRKNIAEMAGRTENNRVVNFAAEQGIKGLFAEVRITEALPNSLRGELISVEQATTNKTVHYA, encoded by the coding sequence ATGAGCGGAAAGTTATTTATTAAGACCTTTGGTTGTCAGATGAATGAGTATGATTCAGCCAAAATCTCTGATGTATTGCTGGAATCACATGGACTACAGTTGACCCGGGATGAAATGGATGCGGATGTATTGTTGTTAAATACCTGTTCCATTCGGGAAAAGGCTCAGGAAAAGGTGTTCTCTCAATTGGGTCAGTGGCGTGAACTTAAAGAAAAACGTCCTGAACTGGTGCTCGGTGTCGGTGGTTGTGTCGCCAGTCAGGAAGGTGATGCCTTGCGCCTGCGTGCCCCCTATGTTGATATCATTTTTGGCCCACAGACTCTGCATCGCCTGCCGGAGATGCTCAAGCAGGTCTATGCACAGAAAAAGCCGGTAACGGATGTCTCCTTTCCCGAGATTGAGAAGTTTGATTCTTTGCCTGCCCCGAAGGCCGATGGCCCCAGTGCCTTTTTGTCGATCATGGAGGGTTGCAGTAAATACTGTAGTTTCTGTGTCGTTCCTTACACTCGTGGTGAAGAAGTTAGTCGTCCTTTTGATGATATTATTGCCGAGGCCGTTGCCTTGTCAGAACAGGGGGTGCGTGAAATTAACCTGCTGGGACAGAATGTAAATGCCTATCGTGGCATTATGCATGATGATGAAGAGGCTGATCTGGCATTACTGATTCGTTATGTTGCCGCTATTGATGGCATTGATCGTGTGCGTTATACCACCTCACATCCAATGGAAATGACGGATAGTTTGATTCAAGCCTATGAGGATGTGCCGGAGCTGGTGAGTCATCTGCATCTTCCAGTACAGAGTGGTTCTGATCGTATCCTCGCTGCCATGAAGCGTAATCATACCTGTCTGGAATATAAGTCCTTAATTCGTCGCCTGCGTGCAGCAAGACCGGGTATTAGTCTATCGAGTGATTTTATTATTGGTTTTCCAGGCGAGACGGAACAAGACTTTAATGACACCATGAAATTGATCGATGAGATGGGTTTTGATCACTCCTTTAGTTTTATCTATAGTGCTCGTCCGGGTACACCGGCTGCGGCATTGGATGATGATATATCGTTGCCGACCAAGAAGGCACGTCTGGCACAGCTACAAACCCGTATTAGTGAATCGTCCGCAGCAATTAGTAAGGCGATGATTGGTTCGGTGCAACGTGTATTAGTGGAAAGGCTGTCACGCAAGAATATTGCTGAAATGGCGGGTCGAACCGAGAATAACCGGGTGGTCAATTTTGCCGCAGAGCAGGGTATCAAGGGCTTGTTTGCCGAGGTGCGTATCACTGAAGCACTACCTAATTCTTTGCGTGGTGAGTTGATCTCGGTTGAACAGGCAACGACAAACAAGACGGTTCATTATGCCTGA
- a CDS encoding PhoH family protein, with product MPEQVSVDFVLEPNDTRRLASLCGHLDDHIRQIETRLGIEINNRGNQFRVIGDEGIIHEAVSLLKSLYNETASHELNAEKIHLSLQQSSFEALTDEDDDKDAAQWTVTTRRGKVQGRGPNQKAYVRKILTHDINFGVGPAGTGKTYLAVACAVQALEREEVGRIMLVRPAVEAGERLGFLPGDLSQKVDPYLRPLYDALYEMMGFERVERLLEKQVIEIAPLAFMRGRTLNDSFIILDEAQNTTHEQMKMFLTRIGFGSTAVITGDITQIDLPRASDSGLEQATHILSGVEGISFTFFNSRDVVRHPLVQRIVRAYASYDLPAK from the coding sequence ATGCCTGAACAGGTATCGGTTGATTTTGTACTGGAACCAAACGACACCCGTCGTTTAGCGAGTCTTTGTGGCCATCTGGATGATCACATTCGGCAGATCGAGACCCGCCTGGGTATCGAGATCAATAATCGGGGTAATCAGTTCCGGGTGATTGGTGATGAAGGTATTATCCATGAGGCAGTGAGTCTGTTGAAGTCGCTTTATAATGAGACTGCTTCTCATGAATTGAATGCGGAAAAGATCCATCTGTCATTACAGCAGTCCAGTTTTGAGGCATTGACGGATGAGGATGATGACAAGGATGCGGCACAATGGACGGTGACTACCCGTCGAGGCAAGGTACAGGGACGTGGCCCGAATCAAAAGGCCTATGTGCGTAAGATACTCACCCATGATATTAATTTTGGTGTTGGCCCTGCCGGAACGGGCAAGACCTATCTTGCCGTTGCTTGTGCTGTGCAAGCTTTGGAAAGGGAAGAAGTCGGACGCATTATGTTGGTACGGCCTGCGGTTGAGGCGGGTGAACGACTGGGCTTTTTACCGGGTGATCTGAGCCAAAAGGTTGATCCCTATCTACGACCTTTATACGATGCGCTGTATGAGATGATGGGCTTTGAACGGGTTGAGCGGTTACTGGAAAAACAGGTGATCGAAATCGCGCCATTAGCTTTTATGCGTGGTCGAACACTGAATGATTCGTTTATCATCCTGGATGAAGCGCAAAATACTACGCACGAACAGATGAAAATGTTTTTAACCCGTATTGGCTTTGGTTCTACTGCGGTTATTACCGGTGATATTACCCAGATTGATCTTCCTCGTGCCTCGGATTCGGGGCTTGAACAGGCGACACATATCCTGAGTGGTGTAGAGGGTATCAGCTTTACCTTTTTTAATAGTCGGGATGTGGTGCGGCACCCTCTGGTTCAGCGTATTGTGCGCGCGTATGCCAGCTATGATCTACCGGCTAAATAG
- the ybeY gene encoding rRNA maturation RNase YbeY encodes MSSDIVVEVQRVLDAIDLPSDEQLKVWVDAGVDQKYSGYEMVIRIVDETESASLNDRYRHKSGATNVLSFTADIPEGVDLPLLGDLVICAPVVAQEAKEQMKGLSAHWAHMVVHGALHLQGYDHQDEEEAQVMELIEREVLEGLGFADPY; translated from the coding sequence ATGTCATCTGATATTGTGGTTGAGGTTCAGCGTGTGCTGGACGCTATTGATCTGCCATCGGATGAACAGTTAAAGGTTTGGGTGGATGCGGGAGTTGATCAAAAATATTCTGGTTATGAGATGGTGATTCGTATTGTCGATGAAACAGAGAGCGCCTCACTGAATGATCGTTATCGTCATAAGTCAGGTGCAACCAATGTATTGAGCTTTACGGCTGATATACCCGAAGGAGTTGATCTACCCTTGTTAGGTGATCTGGTAATCTGTGCGCCGGTGGTTGCTCAGGAAGCAAAGGAACAGATGAAAGGTTTATCGGCACACTGGGCGCACATGGTGGTTCATGGTGCCTTACATTTACAGGGTTATGATCATCAGGATGAGGAAGAGGCTCAAGTCATGGAATTGATTGAACGAGAGGTTTTGGAGGGTTTGGGTTTTGCTGATCCTTATTGA
- a CDS encoding CBS domain-containing protein has product MKKHRSRQAVSKIRLWIERLIQVLLGGPGSRESLLSILRSAHHKDLFDADALAMIEGVLQVSEMQVRDIMIPRSQMIVVLRDDDIKESLPQIIESGHSRFPVIGDSRDKVVGILLAKDLLHEYAENETRFDMHDVLRPAVFVPESKRLNVLLKEFRVSRNHIAIVVDEYGGVAGMVTIEDVLEQIVGEIEDEHDVEDVNSIFKHSDSNYTLKALTTIEDFNAYFETDFVDDEYDTIAGMMMRELGCLPKRGDTVTKGKYSFKVLRADNRRVHVVRLTLGV; this is encoded by the coding sequence ATGAAGAAACATCGAAGTAGGCAGGCAGTATCAAAAATCAGATTGTGGATTGAACGCTTGATCCAGGTGTTGCTGGGAGGCCCCGGCAGTCGTGAAAGTCTGTTATCGATACTGCGTAGCGCACACCATAAAGATTTGTTTGATGCCGATGCATTAGCCATGATCGAAGGCGTATTGCAGGTATCCGAGATGCAGGTGCGGGATATTATGATTCCCCGATCACAGATGATTGTGGTTTTGCGTGATGATGACATCAAGGAGTCTTTGCCACAGATTATTGAATCAGGTCATTCACGTTTTCCAGTGATAGGGGATAGTCGTGACAAGGTGGTGGGAATTTTACTGGCGAAAGATCTGTTACATGAATATGCAGAGAACGAGACCCGTTTTGATATGCATGATGTTTTGCGTCCTGCTGTTTTTGTACCCGAGAGTAAACGCCTGAATGTGTTGTTGAAAGAATTCAGGGTGAGTCGGAACCATATCGCTATTGTGGTGGATGAGTATGGTGGTGTTGCTGGCATGGTGACGATTGAAGATGTGCTGGAGCAGATTGTTGGTGAGATCGAGGATGAGCATGATGTTGAAGATGTGAACTCAATCTTCAAACATAGTGATAGCAATTACACGCTGAAGGCATTAACCACGATTGAAGATTTTAATGCCTATTTCGAGACCGATTTTGTCGATGATGAGTACGACACCATTGCCGGTATGATGATGCGAGAGCTGGGTTGCCTACCTAAGCGTGGGGATACCGTGACTAAAGGCAAGTATAGCTTTAAGGTGTTACGTGCTGATAATCGTAGAGTGCATGTGGTGCGGTTGACGTTGGGGGTTTGA
- a CDS encoding site-specific DNA-methyltransferase codes for MKLTDNEIRDINRHLETGKPLPEKYRFLLFEDKKEVELVWNGKSGDVCNVVLPFQVIEQVDEPRAEAVVELQSDLFDIQTGRQVTGWNNKLIWGDNKLILSSLKNGPLREEIEAQGGIKLIYIDPPFDVGADFSMDIEIGGETLTKKPNVLEEIAYRDTWGKGADSFISMIYERLVLMRDLLAEDGSIYVHCDWRVNSYIRLVLDEVFGKKYFRNEVVWKRQSPSSSKARAKKFSADHDTILVFSKNESPLFHPIYGEYPKEEIEKRFRQSDQRGRYKDAELATYSKETFERLKKEGRLIVTKGGKYRYKIYLRDIKGVLIDTLWINIPPVNSQAIESTGYATQKPEALLERIIKASSNEGDIIADFFCGSGTTAAVAEKLGRKWIVSDLGKFAIHTTRKRMIGVQRQLKAEDKSWRAFEILNLGKYERQHYIGINPDLREEEKQQQLEAKEKDFLNLILHAYRAEAVNQFNSFQGKKAGRLVAVGPVNLPVTRLFVEEVILECRQKHITKVDILGFEFEMGLFPNIQEEAKGKGIDLAMKYIPRDVFDKRAIEKNQVVFHDVSFIEVKPHLGKGKNKHQIAIELTDFSVFYSQDAASADTSLKNRKSKVIVDQGLVVKISKDKDGIITREVLTKVWTDWIDYWSVDFDFESKQEILRVRNEESGETEAVWTGDYVFENEWQSFRTKKDRSLELKSAFMECMPGRRKVAVKVVDIFGNDTMKIIEVTI; via the coding sequence ATGAAGCTGACTGATAACGAGATCAGGGATATCAATCGTCATCTTGAGACGGGTAAGCCGTTGCCGGAGAAGTATCGGTTTTTGCTGTTCGAGGACAAGAAAGAAGTCGAGCTGGTGTGGAATGGCAAGAGTGGTGATGTCTGTAATGTGGTGTTACCGTTCCAGGTGATTGAGCAGGTGGATGAGCCTCGGGCGGAAGCGGTTGTTGAATTGCAATCGGATTTGTTTGATATACAGACAGGTCGGCAGGTTACTGGCTGGAACAACAAGTTAATCTGGGGTGATAACAAGTTGATCTTGTCGTCCCTGAAAAATGGGCCGTTGCGAGAGGAGATTGAGGCGCAGGGTGGTATTAAGCTGATCTACATTGACCCACCGTTTGATGTGGGGGCGGATTTCAGTATGGATATTGAGATCGGTGGTGAGACGCTGACCAAAAAACCCAATGTACTGGAGGAGATTGCCTATCGGGATACCTGGGGCAAGGGGGCGGATTCATTTATTAGTATGATCTATGAACGGCTAGTGTTGATGCGCGATCTATTGGCAGAGGATGGCAGTATCTATGTGCATTGTGATTGGCGGGTGAATAGTTATATTCGATTGGTCTTGGATGAGGTGTTTGGGAAGAAATATTTTAGGAATGAGGTTGTTTGGAAAAGGCAATCACCTAGTAGCAGTAAAGCAAGAGCAAAAAAATTCAGTGCGGATCACGATACAATTTTGGTTTTTTCTAAAAATGAAAGCCCATTATTTCATCCAATATATGGGGAATATCCAAAAGAAGAAATAGAAAAAAGATTTCGTCAATCTGATCAACGAGGAAGATACAAGGATGCCGAGTTAGCCACATATTCAAAAGAAACATTTGAAAGATTAAAGAAAGAAGGTAGATTGATTGTTACAAAAGGGGGGAAATATCGATATAAAATTTATCTTCGTGATATCAAAGGTGTATTGATTGATACTTTATGGATAAATATACCACCAGTCAATTCTCAGGCAATAGAGTCTACTGGTTATGCAACCCAAAAACCCGAAGCTCTGTTAGAACGCATCATCAAAGCCTCCTCTAATGAAGGCGACATCATTGCTGATTTCTTTTGTGGCTCTGGTACCACTGCCGCCGTTGCCGAAAAGCTGGGTCGCAAATGGATCGTCTCCGATCTCGGAAAATTCGCCATCCATACCACCCGTAAGCGTATGATCGGCGTACAGCGTCAACTAAAGGCTGAGGACAAAAGCTGGCGCGCTTTCGAGATTCTTAATCTGGGTAAATATGAACGCCAGCACTATATTGGCATTAATCCTGATCTGCGCGAAGAGGAAAAGCAACAACAACTGGAGGCCAAAGAGAAGGATTTCCTGAATCTTATCCTCCATGCCTATCGTGCTGAGGCAGTAAATCAGTTTAATAGCTTTCAGGGTAAGAAGGCAGGCAGACTGGTGGCAGTGGGGCCGGTTAATCTGCCGGTGACGCGTTTGTTTGTCGAAGAGGTTATTCTGGAGTGTCGACAGAAGCATATTACCAAGGTGGATATCCTGGGTTTTGAGTTTGAGATGGGGCTGTTTCCCAATATTCAGGAAGAGGCGAAGGGTAAGGGAATCGATCTTGCGATGAAATACATCCCACGTGATGTATTTGATAAGCGGGCAATCGAGAAGAACCAGGTGGTATTCCATGATGTGTCGTTTATTGAGGTGAAGCCGCACCTGGGTAAGGGCAAGAATAAGCACCAGATTGCCATTGAACTAACTGATTTCTCAGTATTTTATTCCCAGGATGCAGCAAGTGCCGATACCAGCCTGAAAAACAGGAAATCGAAGGTGATTGTGGATCAGGGTCTGGTGGTCAAGATCAGCAAGGATAAGGATGGTATTATCACTCGTGAGGTCTTGACCAAGGTATGGACGGACTGGATTGATTACTGGTCGGTGGATTTTGATTTTGAATCCAAGCAAGAGATTCTTCGGGTCAGGAATGAGGAGAGTGGTGAGACCGAGGCAGTCTGGACGGGTGATTATGTGTTTGAGAATGAGTGGCAATCCTTCCGTACCAAAAAAGACCGCTCGCTGGAACTGAAAAGTGCGTTTATGGAGTGTATGCCGGGTCGTCGGAAGGTGGCTGTGAAGGTGGTGGATATCTTTGGTAATGATACGATGAAGATTATTGAGGTGACAATATGA
- a CDS encoding DUF488 domain-containing protein, producing MTALKTPKFYRQRFLLLLLEMAGGCLSKMDFQKLLFLSQKEAGFSYYDFVPYHYGCYSFQAQSDIELLGSLGWLEENSKSINLLAKPGDCLKSGELDVINQFTKQFKEYRGRKLVTYVYERYPYYATRSKIATEILDEISYRKVSAERNKLIGKDKVIYTIGYEGLSFESYVNQLLKSDVRLLCDVRKNPLSRKFGFSKGVLSRLLPKLGVNYLHIPDLGIRSDMRQELNSEEDYKKLFRAYVRTLPQKMGSLQLLKSLLNEHQRIALTCYEKEHHSCHRHCVTDYLENKSNIRVRHI from the coding sequence ATGACAGCGCTAAAGACTCCTAAATTCTATCGACAGCGTTTTTTGTTGTTATTGTTGGAAATGGCAGGAGGTTGCTTGTCGAAAATGGATTTTCAGAAATTACTATTTTTGTCACAAAAAGAAGCAGGGTTTTCGTATTACGATTTTGTTCCCTACCACTATGGCTGTTATTCTTTTCAGGCACAGTCTGATATTGAGTTGCTGGGATCATTGGGTTGGTTGGAGGAGAATTCAAAGAGTATTAATTTACTTGCGAAACCAGGTGATTGTTTAAAAAGTGGTGAGCTGGATGTGATTAATCAATTTACAAAACAATTTAAAGAATACCGTGGTCGAAAACTGGTTACTTATGTATATGAACGCTATCCTTATTATGCTACGCGTAGCAAGATTGCTACTGAGATACTGGATGAAATATCATACAGGAAGGTTAGTGCAGAAAGAAATAAGTTAATTGGTAAAGATAAAGTCATTTATACCATTGGTTATGAGGGGCTTTCGTTTGAGTCTTATGTTAATCAATTGCTTAAAAGTGATGTGCGCTTATTATGTGATGTTCGTAAAAATCCGTTAAGTCGGAAGTTTGGTTTTTCCAAGGGTGTCCTTAGCCGGCTACTGCCAAAATTGGGTGTTAATTATTTACACATACCTGATCTTGGAATACGGTCGGATATGCGTCAGGAATTAAATTCGGAAGAGGATTACAAAAAACTTTTCAGGGCTTATGTGCGGACATTGCCTCAAAAGATGGGGAGTTTGCAATTACTGAAAAGTTTACTCAATGAGCATCAAAGAATTGCACTGACCTGTTATGAAAAGGAACATCATTCTTGTCACCGTCACTGTGTTACTGACTATTTGGAGAATAAGAGTAATATCAGGGTGCGTCATATATGA